One region of Halalkalicoccus tibetensis genomic DNA includes:
- a CDS encoding FGGY-family carbohydrate kinase gives MDILVGIDAGTSVIKAIAITPTGREQALATRELTTDHPRSQWAHQDMNTVWEQTAACLAELVEQLPPEATVLGVSIAGQGDGCWLIDGDGEPVRSAILWSDSRANEYVEQWRTNGTLEEIASICGSELFPGTVLPLLAWLSDERPQQLETAATLLFCKDWLTYKLTGERATDLSDGSLPLLDIHSQSYSDAVWKATGVSEHKHLRPELQTAGSVVGSITESATVETGLPAGTPVVMGLFDVAASAIGCGAVSEGDSVSSVGTSVVNQSLASTPRVDSTTIQVALWDGLYTEAIGSNVGTRSIEWVRDEIVNNCKTDYSDLEAAARSVSAGADGLVYLPYLSSTGERGPFVDPNARAQLLGLEPSHTTAHIVRAVYEGLALALRDCYEAVPNTVSQLYLTGGPTQSAFWNQLVADCMGVEIVIPDSAEPTALGAAVLAGVGAGCYSNAPAGVKQVRSNADRYHPTAARGETYDRLHEQYVGIRARMKEIWALQAETKSQITF, from the coding sequence ATGGACATTCTCGTGGGTATCGATGCCGGCACGTCAGTGATCAAGGCAATCGCCATCACGCCGACTGGACGTGAGCAGGCACTGGCTACCCGAGAGCTCACGACGGACCATCCACGTTCACAGTGGGCTCATCAAGACATGAATACCGTCTGGGAACAGACCGCTGCCTGTCTCGCGGAGCTCGTTGAGCAGCTTCCACCGGAAGCCACTGTTCTCGGCGTCAGTATCGCAGGCCAAGGCGATGGATGTTGGTTGATCGATGGGGACGGCGAGCCCGTTCGCAGCGCTATTCTTTGGTCGGACAGTCGGGCAAACGAGTACGTCGAGCAGTGGCGCACCAACGGCACGCTCGAAGAGATCGCTTCTATCTGTGGCTCGGAGCTCTTTCCTGGCACCGTCCTTCCGCTTCTCGCATGGCTGTCCGATGAACGCCCTCAACAGCTTGAGACGGCGGCGACGCTTCTGTTCTGCAAAGACTGGCTTACCTACAAGCTGACCGGAGAGCGGGCGACGGACTTGAGCGACGGTTCGCTGCCCCTCTTGGATATTCACAGTCAATCGTATTCGGATGCCGTCTGGAAGGCCACGGGAGTGTCCGAGCACAAGCACCTGCGCCCGGAGCTACAGACCGCAGGCTCGGTCGTTGGATCAATAACTGAATCGGCGACAGTGGAGACTGGTCTACCCGCTGGGACGCCGGTCGTGATGGGACTGTTCGACGTTGCCGCGTCCGCCATCGGTTGTGGCGCCGTCTCCGAGGGAGATTCGGTGTCTTCGGTCGGGACGTCGGTCGTCAACCAGTCGCTAGCTTCGACACCACGTGTCGATTCGACGACGATCCAAGTTGCCCTCTGGGACGGTCTCTATACGGAAGCAATCGGATCGAATGTAGGCACCCGGAGCATCGAGTGGGTGCGCGATGAGATTGTAAACAATTGTAAGACCGACTATTCGGATCTCGAGGCCGCTGCTCGCTCGGTTTCAGCCGGAGCAGACGGGCTTGTTTATCTGCCGTATCTCAGCTCGACTGGCGAACGAGGCCCCTTCGTTGATCCCAATGCACGAGCACAGCTACTGGGTTTGGAACCGTCGCATACAACTGCCCACATCGTTCGAGCAGTGTACGAGGGGCTTGCCTTGGCGCTTCGGGACTGTTACGAAGCGGTCCCAAATACGGTCTCTCAGCTCTATCTCACTGGCGGACCAACGCAATCTGCGTTCTGGAATCAGCTCGTTGCCGACTGTATGGGCGTCGAAATCGTCATCCCGGACAGTGCTGAGCCGACCGCGCTTGGAGCGGCGGTACTCGCCGGGGTCGGTGCTGGCTGCTACTCGAACGCGCCAGCAGGAGTCAAACAGGTCCGTTCAAATGCCGATCGGTATCACCCGACTGCTGCTCGTGGTGAGACGTATGATCGTCTCCACGAGCAGTACGTAGGTATTCGAGCCCGGATGAAGGAAATCTGGGCGCTCCAAGCCGAAACCAAATCCCAGATCACGTTCTAA
- a CDS encoding TRAM domain-containing protein produces the protein MELSDDLLCLFSGEIDRRNGSYTIEIPEREVELGDLEPDGSYRIALVPQARPQTDSDTTTSQKSTQATTEPNPPVTEGDHRTVEIETIGDQGDGIARVERGYVVIVPDTDPHERVEIEITSVAETVAFAEVVERYEHHE, from the coding sequence ATGGAACTCTCAGACGATCTACTGTGTCTGTTTAGTGGTGAGATCGATCGCCGAAATGGGTCTTACACGATCGAGATTCCCGAACGCGAGGTGGAGCTCGGCGACCTCGAGCCGGACGGTTCGTATCGTATCGCTCTCGTCCCACAGGCTCGGCCCCAGACCGACTCGGACACTACTACCAGTCAAAAATCGACTCAGGCAACTACTGAGCCCAATCCGCCCGTTACTGAGGGCGATCACCGAACCGTCGAGATCGAGACGATCGGCGATCAGGGTGACGGGATCGCACGAGTCGAGCGAGGATACGTGGTCATCGTTCCCGATACCGACCCGCACGAACGCGTCGAGATCGAGATCACGAGCGTGGCGGAAACGGTGGCCTTCGCTGAGGTCGTCGAACGCTACGAGCACCACGAGTAG
- a CDS encoding DUF6788 family protein, translated as MPPTAPPSLPNYLAEGLPKQDDESLRDASEYIDKLLAAREERRQEPVTEDELPDETQLLENESGGAVYLEYRTCGDESCSCMSGGGEHGPYKYRAYRDGDTVRRKYLGKATGSDTD; from the coding sequence ATGCCACCGACTGCACCTCCCTCCCTTCCGAATTACCTTGCGGAGGGCCTTCCTAAGCAGGATGACGAGTCGCTTCGGGACGCCAGCGAATATATCGATAAGCTGCTTGCGGCTCGCGAAGAACGTCGCCAAGAGCCAGTCACCGAAGACGAACTGCCGGATGAAACCCAACTTCTCGAGAACGAATCAGGTGGTGCGGTCTATCTCGAGTATCGCACCTGTGGTGATGAGAGCTGCTCGTGCATGAGTGGCGGCGGGGAACATGGCCCCTATAAATATCGGGCCTATCGTGATGGAGACACTGTTCGGCGGAAATATCTAGGAAAAGCAACCGGCAGTGACACTGACTGA
- a CDS encoding orc1/cdc6 family replication initiation protein — MGPRFQPDDTLYKRRNTLKVEYVPDEIVGRDNEIEEYEAALQPVINGEYPDNVFIYGKTGVGKTAVTNFLRNELLESAAHFDVDISFITLNCDGLSTSYQAAISLINKLREPEHYIAETGHPQSKVYRLLWNELNSLSGTVIIVLDEIDHITDDTFLYQITRADNNGYIENIQLGLIGISNDSTFREQLDAKVQSSLCETEISFPPYGTEELQKVLEQRADIAFHQNALEDGVISLCAALGRQDGGDARRAITLLRKAGDLARTENATRVTTDHVERAQEKLEAQQSMDIMRDLTEHEQLTLYALTTLAAEDATPARSRVVYQRYKKLCTTQDRNPRTARRMRSFLSDFEILNLTLSHMEHRGQDGGTYREHEINRDIATIIDALQTVITEFGAHRSITEYLPDSGEEFATIA, encoded by the coding sequence ATGGGCCCCCGGTTCCAGCCGGACGATACTCTCTATAAGCGACGGAACACACTCAAGGTAGAGTACGTTCCTGACGAAATCGTCGGACGGGACAACGAGATCGAGGAGTACGAGGCTGCACTTCAGCCCGTCATCAACGGGGAGTATCCCGATAACGTCTTCATCTATGGAAAGACTGGCGTCGGGAAAACGGCAGTAACGAACTTCCTGCGCAACGAACTGCTGGAGTCGGCTGCTCATTTCGACGTGGACATCTCGTTTATAACGCTCAACTGTGACGGCCTGAGCACGAGCTATCAGGCTGCGATCAGCCTCATCAACAAGCTCCGGGAACCCGAACACTACATCGCTGAGACGGGCCATCCTCAATCCAAAGTCTATCGCCTCCTCTGGAACGAACTCAACAGCCTCTCGGGGACCGTTATCATCGTCCTCGACGAGATCGATCACATCACGGACGACACCTTCCTCTATCAGATCACGCGCGCAGACAACAACGGGTACATCGAGAACATCCAACTGGGTCTCATCGGGATCAGCAACGACTCGACGTTCCGTGAGCAACTCGACGCGAAGGTTCAATCATCGCTCTGTGAAACCGAGATCTCGTTCCCGCCGTATGGCACCGAAGAACTCCAAAAAGTCCTCGAACAACGAGCGGACATCGCGTTCCACCAGAACGCGCTTGAGGACGGTGTGATCTCACTGTGTGCTGCACTTGGCCGTCAAGACGGGGGCGATGCACGACGAGCGATTACACTGCTTCGGAAGGCTGGTGACCTCGCCAGAACGGAAAACGCAACGAGAGTCACGACCGATCACGTCGAGCGAGCCCAAGAAAAGCTCGAGGCCCAACAGAGCATGGACATCATGCGTGATCTCACCGAACACGAACAGCTTACCCTGTATGCTCTTACGACCCTTGCCGCCGAGGACGCGACTCCTGCCCGGTCGCGTGTCGTCTACCAGCGATACAAGAAACTCTGTACTACTCAGGACCGTAATCCCCGCACAGCCCGCCGAATGCGGAGTTTTCTCTCCGACTTCGAAATCCTCAACCTGACACTCTCCCATATGGAACATCGAGGTCAGGACGGCGGCACGTATCGTGAACACGAAATCAACCGGGACATCGCGACGATCATCGACGCGTTGCAGACCGTGATCACGGAGTTCGGTGCTCACCGAAGTATCACGGAGTATCTCCCGGACTCGGGCGAAGAGTTCGCCACGATAGCGTAG